The following coding sequences are from one Microtus pennsylvanicus isolate mMicPen1 chromosome 1, mMicPen1.hap1, whole genome shotgun sequence window:
- the Bach1 gene encoding transcription regulator protein BACH1 has product MSVSESAVFAYESSVHSTNVLLSLNDQRRKDVLCDVTVVVEGQRFRAHRSVLAACSSYFHSRIVGQTDAELTITLPEEVTVKGFEPLIQFAYTAKLILSKDNVDEVCRCAEFLSVHNIEESCFQFLKFKFLDSTAEQQECARKKCFSPHCQKADFKISLSDQKDLEIIEAEEYLEKKSIQAPQCDPQRCQGNVKASPSLQDSASQTCQAMCLEKDGALALPSLCPKYRKFQKAFGTDKIRTLECGIKDVHAASVQPNETSDLECLGGAQGFADLQVILKCEGAKPAMESEETKRRDPTPQCPVAQTEAAPFPPSSADPHGLYSLPLLHAYDQSGDLGFAGVQSKTVKAEKPLSAPDAQEEKPFSENQDLYLKSETGPKEDSSSLASGDRSSVEREVAEHLAKGFWSDICSTDSTCQTQLSPAAAKEGSEQGFSQRRSECPWLGIRISESPEPGQRTFTTLSSVNCPFISTLSSEGCSSNLEMGNYDYVAEPPQEPCPYTCVISLGDDSETDTEGDSESCSAREQECEVKLPFNAQRIISLSRNDFQSLLKMHKLTPEQLDCIHDIRRRSKNRIAAQRCRKRKLDCIQNLESEIEKLQSEKESLLKERDLILSTLGETKQNLTGLCQQVCKEAALSQEQIQILAKYSASDCPLSFLISEKGKSTDGELAFPSVFSVSDGPPPCGPGSSKAGQEPGQEPQTTAPTTAAALEQATLVEPCQQSGGISDFCQQMTAKCTTDE; this is encoded by the exons ATGTCTGTGAGTGAGAGCGCAGTGTTTGCCTATGAGTCCTCCGTGCACAGCACCAACGTCTTGCTCAGCCTCAATGACCAGCGGAGGAAGGACGTGCTGTGCGATGTCACTGTCGTGGTGGAGGGCCAGCGGTTCCGAGCCCACCGCTCGGTGCTGGCTGCATGCAGCAGCTACTTCCACTCGAGAATTGTAGGCCAGACTGATGCTGAGCTCACCATCACACTGCCTGAAGAG GTGACAGTTAAAGGATTTGAACCTTTGATTCAGTTTGCCTACACTGCCAAGCTCATCCTAAGCAAAGACAACGTGGATGAGGTGTGCAGGTGTGCGGAGTTCCTGAGCGTGCACAATATCGAGGAGTCCTGCTTTCAGTTTCTCAAGTTTAAGTTTCTGGACTCCACCGCGGAGCAGCAAGAATGTGCAAGGAAAAAATGCTTCTCCCCCCACTGTCAGAAAGCAGACTTTAAAATCTCACTTTCAGACCAGAAAGATCTAGAAATCATTGAAGCAGAGGAGtacttggaaaagaaaagtatTCAGGCCCCTCAGTGTGACCCGCAAAGGTGTCAGGGCAATGTGAAAGCATCGCCCTCTCTCCAGGACAGTGCCAGTCAGACGTGCCAGGCCATGTGCTTGGAGAAGGATGGAGCCCTGGCATTGCCATCTTTGTGTCCCAAGtacagaaaattccagaaagcGTTTGGAACTGACAAGATTCGTACTCTAGAATGTGGCATCAAAGATGTCCATGCTGCTTCTGTCCAACCGAACGAGACGTCTGACCTCGAGTGTTTGGGGGGAGCACAAGGCTTTGCAGATTTAcaagtgattttaaaatgtgaaggaGCGAAGCCAGCCATGGAGAGTGAGGAGACAAAGCGCAGAGACCCCACCCCTCAGTGCCCCGTGGCGCAGACAGAAGCGGCTCCTTTCCCTCCCAGTTCTGCAGACCCTCACGGGCTCTATTCCCTGCCACTCTTACACGCATACGACCAGTCGGGTGACTTGGGCTTTGCTGGGGTGCAAAGCAAAACAGTGAAAGCAGAGAAACCTTTGTCAGCTCCAGATGCACAGGAAGAGAAACCGTTCAGTGAAAATCAGGATTTATACCTGAAATCTGAGACGGGCCCCAAAGAAGACAGCAGCAGCCTTGCTTCTGGTGATCGGAGTAGCGTGGAGAGGGAGGTGGCGGAGCACCTGGCCAAAGGCTTCTGGAGTGACATTTGCAGCACGGACTCGACTTGCCAAACGCAGTTGTCACCTGCTGCGGCCAAAGAGGGCTCAGAACAGGGCTTCTCGCAAAGGCGGTCCGAGTGTCCCTGGTTGGGTATCAGGATCAGCGAGAGCCCAGAGCCAGGCCAGCGGACTTTCACAACTCTCAGTTCCGTCAACTGCCCCTTTATAAGTACTCTGAGTTCCGAAGGCTGCTCGAGCAACTTGGAGATGGGAAACTACGATTACGTGGCAGAGCCTCCGCAGGAGCCTTGTCCGTACACTTGCGTGATCAGCCTGGGCGATGACTCTGAGACCGACACGGAAGGTGACAGTGAGTCCTGTTCTGCCAGGGAGCAGGAATGTGAG GTAAAACTGCCATTTAATGCTCAGCGAATAATCTCGCTCTCGCGGAATGACTTCCAGTCCCTGTTGAAGATGCACAAACTGACCCCAGAGCAGCTGGACTGTATCCACGACATCCGCAGGAGGAGTAAGAACAGAATTGCCGCGCAGCGCTGTCGCAAGAGGAAACTGGACTGTATTCAGAACCTTGAATCAGAAATCGAGAAGCTG CAAAGTGAAAAGGAGAGCCTGCTGAAGGAACGAGATCTCATCTTGTCGACGCTGGGTGAAACAAAGCAGAACCTGACGGGACTTTGCCAGCAAGTGTGCAAGGAAGCTGCTCTGAGTCAGGAGCAGATTCAGATCCTCGCCAAGTACTCAGCCTCAGACTGCCcgctttcttttctaatttcGGAGAAAGGAAAAAGTACTGATGGTGAACTtgcttttccttcagttttcagCGTGTCTGATGGGCCACCCCCCTGTGGACCAGGGAGCAGCAAGGCAGGCCAGGAACCAGGGCAGGAGCCCCAGACAACCGCGCCAACCACCGCAGCCGCCCTGGAGCAGGCCACACTGGTGGAGCCCTGTCAGCAGAGTGGCGGGATCTCAGACTTCTGCCAGCAGATGACTGCCAAGTGCACTACTGATGAGTGA